The region AACATAATTGTGGATAAAatagtatgtaaaaatatgaaaaagataataagCAAAAACAgaagaaacataaattaatcttttaaagtaaaatttggaGTTTACATCAAGTATCAGGTCTGATCAGTGTACTTTTTTGTTGGTGAAATTGAGAAAATGTACCTTTGttacatatgtaataaaatatatatatacatatatacttgtttatttatattttatatagataacaaGCATAAGATGCAATAGCATCTGCTCTAAGCATgtttagaatatataatttggagatatataatttgcaactaaatcttttttttaaattcaatttgtcTAATATGTAACAGTAATTGATGCAGTAGTAATTGGTCATCTTCTTGCAGCCCAATTACCTCGAGAAAATGAAGCAGCCAATAATACTACGTCGAGTGGCAAGAAGCCGAGGGGACGTGGGCTCTTGCGCTCACTGCTCTGCTGTTTTGGAAGAGGTCGAGGTGGTAGTTCAAAGAGCTCTAAGGCTAGTTCTTTGCAAGGTGATGGCCGTGGCTCACCACCACCTGGCACCGGATCACCGAGGTTTCTTCTACCACCAGTCAGACATCAAGACATGCACAAAAAGTGTATGGTAATCGACTTGGACGAGACTTTGGTGCATAGTTCTTTCAAACCGATCAACAATGCAGACTTTGTTGTTCCTGTAGAGATTGATGGAACGGTACATCAAGTGTACGTCTTAAAGAGGCCTTATGTAGACGAATTTTTGCAAAGAATGGGTGAATTATATGAATGTGTACTATTCACTGCAAGCTTGGCTAAggtaagtttatttaaaaaactgaaagtagagtaaagaaataattagcCTGTGTTCTTAATAAGTacaaaataacgcattttacagtttgattattatatgttaatttaattaaaaatgttcttgCAATAATTGATTGTTTGTGTTGTATAGTGTTATCTACTTATATAAGATctaatttactataaatttgagaaaaataaaagattgatACAATAGATTTAAAACATTCTATATATGGaacatagattttattattcaatatctattattatatgttcacaaaaaaattatcttgttagataaaaaagattaatttctctttatgtaattattataaaataacttataatatttttattaaggcaaatttaaattaatttgtattatttattataaaataagactttataaaaagatttcacgatttacaattatttattaattcacaattatttatttaatatttataactatattgTAACTTAATATTTACAGTATGCAGACCCAGTGGCGGATCTATTAGATCGATGGGGTGTATTCAGAGCAAGGTTATTCAGAGAATCCTGTGTGTTTCATAGAGGAAACTATGTTAAGGATTTGAACAAATTAGGTCGGGATTtgcaacaaattattattgtagattAGTCCTGCCAGTTACATTTTCCATCCAGATAACGCAGtaagttataataatgatacgtgaaaaagatgaaaatctcactgttaaataaaatttatacatgttacTTTATTTTCGTAATTGAATATGTTTTCTGAGTTCTAATGGtggctaataataaaatataattctccTGTAGGTTCCAGTGGCATCCTGGTTTGATGACATGACGGACTCCGAGCTCCTGGATCTAATCCCCTTCTTCGAAAAGCTCAGCAATGTGGAAAATATCTACACGGTACTGTGTAATAGCAATCATCCTTACAATCAGATACCTGCGCACGCGGTGCAGAGCAATCAGAGTCTGCCGACATCAATTTCAATGGCTGCTTCCTAGCCCCACCTGAATCCTGGCAACTCAGCCAGTCTTGTCGCTCAATGCACCTTCCGGAGGATTTTAAGGGACTACTCCACGTGACCCACTCGCTTTGTGGTGAAGGATCCCGAAGTGCTCCTCGTTGATCTTTGGAAAAATCGCTCCGATTCAGCGGAGCTAAATGTCATATCTTGAAAGAGCGCATCATTAAGTTGACACACACAGTCATAGCTGCTGATATCTTTCTTCCTGGCGAGCAACGCAATGAAGACTGAGTCAGTTTTGAAGCGCGAGTGTTCTTCCATTTTGCACCAAGCGTTAAAAGCGACGAACTATATCGATCCTGTCCGCATCGGGCAGACTGAAAATACGTCTGTACTCAACAAAAGAATCTAGTGAAGGATAAAATCAGGAATCTCCATCGAGTGGAAATTGTTTATAGAAACATTGGTGATCgatcga is a window of Monomorium pharaonis isolate MP-MQ-018 unplaced genomic scaffold, ASM1337386v2 scaffold_597, whole genome shotgun sequence DNA encoding:
- the LOC118648685 gene encoding LOW QUALITY PROTEIN: carboxy-terminal domain RNA polymerase II polypeptide A small phosphatase 1-like (The sequence of the model RefSeq protein was modified relative to this genomic sequence to represent the inferred CDS: inserted 2 bases in 1 codon) — protein: MDASSIITQVSRDDELGAFNSEKAQLPRENEAANNTTSSGKKPRGRGLLRSLLCCFGRGRGGSSKSSKASSLQGDGRGSPPPGTGSPRFLLPPVRHQDMHKKCMVIDLDETLVHSSFKPINNADFVVPVEIDGTVHQVYVLKRPYVDEFLQRMGELYECVLFTASLAKYADPVADLLDRWGVFRARLFRESCVFHRGNYVKDLNKLGRDLQQIIIVDXSPASYIFHPDNAVPVASWFDDMTDSELLDLIPFFEKLSNVENIYTVLCNSNHPYNQIPAHAVQSNQSLPTSISMAAS